The following proteins are co-located in the Streptomyces bottropensis ATCC 25435 genome:
- a CDS encoding SigE family RNA polymerase sigma factor has protein sequence MTEDEFDAFYATAFPRLTGQIFAFTGDHGEAQDVVQEAFVRAWDRRREFLADGAPEAWIRTVAMRLAVSRWRRARRWLELVRRNPPPEHAPGPDPERAVLVDALRKIPEAQRMAVVLHHLCDLSVEQVASETGAPVGTVKARLSRGRAALARELAPGEGEKEDGRVR, from the coding sequence ATGACCGAGGACGAGTTCGACGCGTTCTACGCGACCGCGTTCCCCCGGCTGACCGGCCAGATCTTCGCCTTCACCGGAGACCACGGGGAGGCGCAGGACGTGGTGCAGGAGGCTTTCGTACGGGCCTGGGACCGGCGCCGGGAGTTCCTGGCGGACGGGGCGCCCGAGGCGTGGATCCGGACCGTGGCGATGCGGCTCGCGGTGAGCCGGTGGCGGCGGGCCCGCCGCTGGCTGGAGCTGGTGCGCCGCAATCCGCCCCCGGAACACGCGCCGGGCCCCGATCCCGAACGGGCGGTACTGGTCGACGCGTTGCGCAAAATCCCGGAGGCACAGCGGATGGCGGTGGTTCTGCACCATCTGTGCGACTTGAGTGTGGAACAGGTAGCCTCCGAGACGGGCGCCCCCGTGGGCACGGTCAAGGCCCGGCTGTCCCGCGGCCGGGCGGCGCTGGCGCGCGAACTGGCCCCCGGCGAGGGTGAGAAGGAGGACGGCCGTGTCCGATGA
- a CDS encoding tetratricopeptide repeat protein, producing the protein MAGTAERDDPEVIGRRVQRLRTEQGLTQRQLAEPAYTPAYISTLEAGRVRASEPALRHIAERLGVGYEELATGRPAGFATELRLRLTEAQRTLSGGATEAAAEGFAAVLTEAEEHQLVAEQADALLGLGECALETGDLETAQLRFEQVEQCLAEAPLPARVPALRGRATAHYLAGELRYACYLYESTLDELNRNGLHDPDALLLLYTGVIAPYMDMGAHARAAQAAELALALAPQSGDPALVARMHRSVARTMIAEGRIAEADASLAKASELYRQLQIRTELANCHWMRGYLHAQNGDYVRAEEELREARRMLSAKRAALYTSQVAVELADVLHRRGKSEEAAELLREVLSDLSSERGALHSAAAHRLLGIIAEDARNADTAEEHYVRALSLLERAGAAGDLADLCRLLGDLYRRTGRVEAALDAYRTGLGHRTAPGTTTLGPAPAQPPL; encoded by the coding sequence ATGGCAGGTACGGCCGAGCGTGACGATCCCGAGGTCATCGGGCGCAGAGTGCAGCGACTGCGGACGGAACAGGGCCTCACACAGCGTCAGTTGGCGGAACCCGCGTACACCCCGGCGTACATCTCGACCCTGGAGGCCGGTCGTGTTCGCGCCTCCGAACCGGCCCTGCGGCACATCGCCGAACGGCTCGGCGTGGGGTACGAGGAACTGGCCACCGGCCGCCCCGCCGGCTTCGCCACCGAGCTGCGGCTGCGCCTGACCGAAGCCCAGCGCACCCTGTCCGGCGGCGCCACGGAGGCCGCCGCCGAGGGGTTCGCGGCCGTCCTCACCGAGGCGGAGGAGCACCAGCTGGTCGCCGAGCAGGCCGACGCGCTGCTCGGACTCGGTGAGTGCGCCCTGGAGACCGGGGACCTGGAGACCGCCCAGCTGCGGTTCGAGCAGGTCGAGCAGTGCCTCGCCGAAGCCCCGCTGCCCGCCCGCGTCCCCGCCCTGCGCGGCCGCGCCACCGCCCACTACCTCGCCGGTGAACTCCGCTACGCCTGCTACCTCTACGAGTCCACCCTCGACGAGCTGAACCGCAACGGCTTGCACGACCCCGACGCGCTGCTCCTCCTCTACACCGGCGTCATCGCCCCGTACATGGACATGGGCGCCCACGCCCGCGCCGCACAGGCCGCCGAGCTGGCCCTCGCCCTCGCCCCGCAGTCCGGCGATCCCGCCCTGGTCGCCCGTATGCACCGCTCGGTCGCCCGCACGATGATCGCCGAGGGCCGCATCGCCGAGGCCGACGCCTCGCTCGCCAAGGCCTCCGAGCTGTACCGGCAGCTCCAGATCCGCACCGAACTGGCCAACTGCCACTGGATGCGCGGCTACCTCCACGCCCAGAACGGCGACTACGTCCGCGCCGAGGAGGAGCTGCGCGAGGCCCGCCGCATGCTCTCCGCCAAGCGAGCCGCCCTCTACACCAGTCAGGTCGCCGTCGAACTCGCGGACGTCCTGCACCGCCGCGGCAAGTCCGAGGAGGCCGCCGAGCTGCTCCGCGAGGTCCTCAGCGACCTCAGCTCCGAACGCGGCGCCCTGCACTCCGCCGCCGCCCACCGCCTCCTCGGCATCATCGCCGAGGACGCCCGGAACGCGGACACGGCCGAGGAGCACTACGTACGGGCGCTGAGCCTGCTGGAACGCGCGGGCGCCGCCGGTGACCTGGCCGACCTGTGCCGCCTGCTCGGGGACCTGTACCGCCGCACGGGCCGCGTCGAGGCCGCCCTCGACGCCTACCGCACGGGCCTCGGCCACCGCACCGCCCCCGGCACGACCACCCTCGGCCCGGCCCCCGCACAGCCCCCGCTGTGA
- a CDS encoding L,D-transpeptidase, with amino-acid sequence MTTGNSGSGKRAARGGTTGARRARRLVHALAATAACTVAVALTGCAGAGAGVRVEGPSAIPKAHARADAENGAGARGDAEAVRVKPSPALPKAFEGVRVNIADGQAVGVGMPISVTFDRPVAKSERAAVERRLKVTTDTGAEGSWSWVKGHNLADGRRVDYRPRAYWKPGTKVTVEVGTDLTRHFTIGRSLIATVDVRSHTMTVEKDGSTQRIPVTAGAPGMDTWNGTMVVSDKQRRVFMDSSTVGYGDSYAGWYGYAVHLTASGTYLHENPKANTYAGRQNVTHGCVGLADDGTARRFYDQVIPGDVVKVTGSKETVAVGNGYGDWNLSWDRWKEGSALS; translated from the coding sequence ATGACCACGGGGAACAGCGGCTCGGGGAAGAGAGCCGCGAGAGGCGGGACCACGGGGGCGAGGCGGGCCCGGCGCCTGGTCCACGCGCTCGCCGCGACGGCCGCGTGCACGGTCGCGGTGGCGCTCACGGGCTGTGCGGGGGCCGGGGCGGGAGTACGGGTGGAGGGACCGAGCGCGATACCGAAGGCGCATGCCCGGGCGGACGCGGAGAACGGGGCGGGGGCCAGGGGGGACGCCGAGGCCGTGCGCGTGAAGCCGAGCCCCGCCCTGCCGAAGGCCTTCGAGGGCGTGCGCGTGAACATCGCCGACGGCCAGGCCGTGGGCGTCGGCATGCCGATATCCGTGACCTTCGACCGCCCGGTCGCGAAGTCGGAACGCGCCGCTGTGGAACGGCGGTTGAAGGTCACGACGGACACCGGCGCCGAGGGGTCCTGGAGCTGGGTCAAGGGGCACAACCTCGCCGACGGCCGACGCGTCGACTACCGTCCCCGCGCCTACTGGAAGCCCGGTACGAAGGTCACCGTCGAGGTGGGTACGGACCTCACCCGGCACTTCACGATCGGCCGCTCGCTCATCGCCACGGTCGACGTCCGCAGCCACACCATGACCGTCGAGAAGGACGGCTCGACCCAGCGCATCCCGGTCACCGCCGGCGCGCCCGGCATGGACACGTGGAACGGCACGATGGTCGTCTCCGACAAGCAGCGCCGGGTGTTCATGGACTCCAGCACGGTCGGCTACGGCGACTCCTACGCCGGCTGGTACGGCTACGCGGTCCACCTCACCGCCTCCGGCACCTACCTCCACGAGAACCCGAAGGCCAACACCTACGCGGGCCGGCAGAACGTCACCCACGGCTGCGTGGGTCTCGCGGACGACGGCACGGCGAGGCGGTTCTACGACCAGGTCATCCCCGGTGACGTGGTGAAGGTGACCGGCTCGAAGGAGACCGTGGCCGTCGGCAACGGGTACGGCGACTGGAACCTGAGCTGGGACCGGTGGAAGGAGGGCAGCGCGCTGAGCTGA
- a CDS encoding SH3 domain-containing protein: MRGNSGTSVLRGLVAAGITGGVLTVTALGTASAAVDRAADRPHGDHEGSVRGTIVARGDLNLREQPTTHSHVVGFLAPGSQTRVDCVVRGQKVFGDRDWYWLADARGWASAVYVDTHGRSVPACTDPCPRWKDCDPCQDGHGHDDRNGSVSFTWTFTASGTWEWTED, encoded by the coding sequence ATGCGTGGTAATTCGGGTACGTCGGTCCTGCGGGGCCTCGTCGCGGCCGGGATCACGGGTGGTGTGCTGACGGTGACGGCGCTCGGGACGGCGTCCGCGGCGGTGGACCGCGCGGCGGACCGCCCCCACGGGGACCACGAGGGTTCCGTCCGCGGCACGATCGTCGCCCGCGGCGATCTGAACCTCCGCGAACAGCCGACCACGCACTCCCACGTCGTCGGCTTCCTCGCGCCCGGCAGTCAGACCCGCGTCGACTGCGTGGTGCGTGGCCAGAAGGTGTTCGGCGACCGGGACTGGTACTGGCTCGCGGACGCCCGCGGCTGGGCGAGCGCCGTGTACGTCGACACCCACGGCCGGTCCGTCCCCGCGTGCACGGACCCGTGCCCGCGCTGGAAGGACTGCGATCCCTGCCAGGACGGGCACGGGCACGACGACCGGAACGGATCCGTCTCGTTCACCTGGACCTTCACGGCCTCCGGCACCTGGGAGTGGACGGAGGACTGA
- a CDS encoding SigE family RNA polymerase sigma factor: MKASSHDEFREFVAMRSTALLRLAVLLTGGDRHGAEDLLQIALMKVYGRWSSIEQPEAYVRQVMYRQQVNRWRLRGHRAETTVPVVPESGTDADAGAESELRVALWAALARLTKRQRAVVVLRYFEDLPEAEVATLLRCPVGTVRSTAYRSLAKLRALVPELGPAGLAEEEGRQLSLTPKGARG, translated from the coding sequence ATGAAGGCGTCGAGTCACGACGAGTTCCGGGAGTTCGTAGCGATGCGCTCCACCGCGCTGCTGCGGCTCGCGGTGCTGCTCACCGGTGGTGACCGGCACGGAGCGGAGGATCTGCTGCAGATCGCGTTGATGAAGGTCTACGGACGCTGGTCGAGCATCGAGCAGCCCGAGGCGTACGTGCGCCAGGTCATGTACCGCCAGCAGGTCAACCGCTGGCGGCTGCGCGGACACCGCGCGGAGACGACGGTGCCCGTGGTGCCCGAGTCGGGTACCGACGCCGACGCCGGGGCGGAGTCCGAGCTGCGGGTCGCGCTGTGGGCGGCGCTCGCCCGGCTGACGAAACGCCAGCGGGCCGTGGTCGTCCTGCGCTACTTCGAGGACCTGCCGGAGGCCGAGGTCGCGACGCTGCTGCGGTGCCCGGTCGGCACCGTGCGCAGTACGGCGTACCGATCACTGGCCAAACTCCGCGCACTCGTACCGGAACTGGGGCCGGCGGGCCTCGCGGAGGAAGAGGGACGGCAGCTCAGTCTTACGCCGAAGGGGGCACGGGGATGA
- a CDS encoding mechanosensitive ion channel family protein yields MVSLSVDLSVDFTQGLNDAWSKVAQFAPQLAAFLVILLVGWFVSKLIARVLDRVLRKVGSERLSERAGTSRLFQDSSYDLTGILRRIVYYALMLMTLQLALGVFGANPVSAMIDDIVAWLPRAVVAVVLVVVAMAIANAVRGIVGGALASVSYGRTLATLVWACVVGLGVIAALGQAGIAQDITRPVLYAALGTVAGILVVGVGGGLIAPMRQRWERALTTVERETVQARESVAAYRAARETVPASRPTADV; encoded by the coding sequence ATGGTCAGCCTGTCCGTCGACCTGTCCGTCGACTTCACCCAGGGCCTGAACGACGCCTGGTCCAAGGTCGCGCAGTTCGCTCCGCAACTCGCCGCCTTCCTCGTCATCCTGCTCGTCGGCTGGTTCGTCTCGAAACTGATCGCCCGCGTCCTCGACCGCGTCCTGCGCAAGGTCGGCTCCGAACGCCTGTCCGAGCGTGCCGGAACGTCACGGCTGTTCCAGGACTCCTCCTACGACCTGACCGGCATCCTGCGCCGGATCGTGTACTACGCGCTGATGCTGATGACCCTCCAGCTCGCGCTCGGTGTCTTCGGCGCGAACCCCGTCAGCGCGATGATCGACGACATCGTGGCCTGGCTGCCGCGCGCGGTCGTCGCCGTCGTGCTCGTCGTGGTGGCGATGGCCATCGCCAACGCGGTACGCGGCATCGTCGGGGGCGCGCTCGCCTCCGTCTCCTACGGCCGCACCCTCGCGACCCTGGTCTGGGCCTGCGTCGTGGGCCTCGGTGTCATCGCGGCGCTGGGCCAGGCCGGCATCGCCCAGGACATCACCCGGCCGGTCCTCTACGCCGCGCTCGGCACGGTCGCCGGGATCCTCGTCGTCGGTGTCGGCGGAGGCCTGATCGCGCCGATGCGGCAGCGGTGGGAGCGGGCGCTGACGACGGTGGAGCGGGAGACCGTGCAGGCACGGGAGAGCGTGGCGGCGTACCGGGCGGCCCGCGAGACCGTCCCCGCCAGCCGCCCGACCGCCGACGTCTGA
- a CDS encoding response regulator transcription factor has product MTTPVPSAPSAGPSATPAPQSPPTGTPGSTGRLLVVDDEEGIRSMLTMALEFLGYQVTAAATGRQALQAVTRYDPDLILLDVNLPDLGGFEVCRTLRDRGNAVPVLFLTGLGGVDDRVRGLDMGGDDFVTKPFELKEVAARVRALLRRAGGGHPAPDRNRLRAGVVQLDADAHQVWAADRPVELTTTEFALLRYLMENPGRVLSRGQIQERVWNHRDEGSGVVDTYIYYLRRKLGEPGQSLIRTVRGVGYQLCTN; this is encoded by the coding sequence ATGACCACCCCTGTGCCCTCCGCCCCATCAGCAGGACCCTCAGCGACTCCGGCCCCACAGTCCCCGCCGACGGGCACCCCGGGGTCCACCGGACGCCTCCTCGTCGTGGACGACGAGGAGGGGATCAGGTCCATGCTGACCATGGCGCTGGAGTTCCTCGGATACCAGGTGACCGCCGCGGCGACGGGCCGTCAGGCACTGCAGGCCGTCACGCGGTACGACCCCGATCTGATCCTCCTCGACGTCAACCTCCCCGACCTGGGCGGCTTCGAGGTGTGCCGGACCCTGCGCGACCGGGGCAACGCGGTCCCGGTCCTCTTCCTCACCGGGCTCGGCGGCGTCGACGACCGGGTGCGCGGGCTGGACATGGGCGGCGACGACTTCGTCACCAAGCCGTTCGAGCTGAAGGAGGTCGCCGCCCGCGTCCGCGCCCTGCTGCGCCGGGCCGGGGGCGGCCACCCCGCGCCCGACCGCAACCGGCTGCGCGCCGGCGTGGTCCAACTCGACGCCGACGCCCACCAGGTCTGGGCCGCCGACCGCCCCGTCGAGCTGACCACCACCGAGTTCGCCCTCCTGCGCTACCTCATGGAGAACCCCGGCCGCGTCCTGTCCCGGGGCCAGATCCAGGAACGCGTCTGGAACCACCGCGACGAGGGGTCCGGGGTCGTCGACACGTACATCTACTACCTGCGCCGCAAACTGGGCGAGCCGGGCCAGTCGCTCATACGGACCGTCAGGGGTGTGGGCTACCAGCTGTGCACGAACTGA
- a CDS encoding PQQ-binding-like beta-propeller repeat protein, whose translation MTTEQVEQKVRETLHAVDLDGVRAPGDLVEKVVRRRARRRFTQVAGTAAAVAAITVGAVFGFGGGGAGDQDRPARPAQSPEGWHPWRIDARGALDRGCLVDGAALYCSGYKYDAVKFDANTGERLWTLKAIGDGSGPVSVSSRPVAVRDGVLFVYRAHTAEKGSDGNYAPGTDLTAVNTDTGKVLWSVRLASDNRDDQAAQLIDGAVLANTPRDRTMSALDPRTGAVKWRHTWGKGIWCDRVALSGVPYLLCSPDTKKPGRTDVLRLDPATGRTTKVTALPGRQQIVGTWGDRIVLTRMPERSSVVFETEEQKARTERLTVVDGSGRQTPLSYPVRGTTVRSVLAEDRLISVSSRGEASAYSLTTGKTLWTAPVGIKVPDAEAAWPDLANPVVSPGRDVVYFFGPDGALSGLDASTGERIWRGHVDAGKHGAMPQALLYEDVLIARSGSRVVSLLPNLGD comes from the coding sequence ATGACGACGGAGCAGGTGGAGCAGAAGGTCCGGGAGACGCTGCACGCCGTCGACCTGGACGGCGTACGGGCGCCCGGTGACCTCGTCGAGAAGGTGGTGCGGCGGCGCGCGCGGCGCCGCTTCACGCAGGTGGCGGGGACGGCGGCGGCCGTGGCCGCGATCACCGTGGGAGCGGTGTTCGGTTTCGGGGGCGGCGGGGCGGGCGACCAGGACCGGCCGGCGCGACCGGCGCAGTCGCCGGAGGGCTGGCATCCCTGGCGGATCGACGCCCGGGGCGCCCTCGACCGGGGCTGCCTGGTGGACGGCGCCGCGCTGTACTGCTCCGGGTACAAGTACGACGCCGTGAAGTTCGACGCGAACACCGGCGAACGGCTGTGGACACTCAAGGCGATCGGCGACGGCTCCGGGCCCGTGTCGGTGTCCAGCCGACCGGTCGCCGTGCGCGACGGCGTGCTCTTCGTCTACCGCGCCCACACCGCCGAGAAGGGGTCGGACGGGAACTACGCGCCCGGCACCGACCTGACGGCGGTGAACACCGACACCGGCAAGGTGCTGTGGTCGGTGCGACTGGCTAGCGACAACCGCGACGACCAGGCCGCCCAGCTCATCGACGGCGCGGTCCTCGCCAACACCCCGAGGGACCGGACGATGTCGGCCCTCGATCCGCGGACCGGTGCGGTGAAGTGGCGCCACACCTGGGGCAAGGGCATCTGGTGCGACCGGGTGGCGCTGAGCGGTGTCCCCTACCTCCTGTGTTCGCCGGACACCAAGAAGCCCGGGCGGACCGACGTCCTGCGTCTCGACCCCGCCACCGGACGGACCACCAAGGTCACGGCCCTCCCCGGCAGGCAGCAGATCGTCGGGACCTGGGGGGACCGGATCGTCCTGACCAGGATGCCGGAACGGTCGAGCGTGGTGTTCGAGACGGAGGAGCAGAAAGCGAGGACCGAGAGGCTGACCGTCGTCGACGGCTCGGGCAGGCAGACCCCGCTCTCCTACCCGGTCCGGGGTACGACGGTCCGCAGCGTGCTCGCCGAGGACCGGCTGATCTCCGTGTCCTCCAGGGGTGAGGCATCCGCCTACTCGCTCACGACGGGAAAGACCCTGTGGACCGCCCCGGTCGGCATCAAGGTGCCCGACGCCGAGGCGGCCTGGCCAGACCTGGCGAACCCGGTGGTGTCGCCGGGCCGGGACGTCGTGTACTTCTTCGGCCCGGACGGCGCCCTGTCCGGCCTCGACGCGAGCACGGGCGAGCGGATCTGGCGCGGACACGTCGACGCCGGCAAGCACGGGGCTATGCCTCAGGCCCTGCTGTACGAGGACGTACTGATCGCCCGCAGCGGCAGCAGGGTGGTCTCCCTCCTGCCGAACCTGGGCGACTGA
- a CDS encoding SigE family RNA polymerase sigma factor gives MPQEKPGSPEAGDFAAYATAAWPRLVRTAHMLTGDFHEAEDLVQTTLAKVYARWRRIPRDDVDFYVRRSLVNNNISRVRKRRVALLLTPFLPERVHERHAGHAESIAQRAALTQALAALSARQRSVLVLRFWEDLGEMEIAQLLGCSLGTVKTHLRRGLQALRAHPEFAGAVHAAPSPVSGARP, from the coding sequence GTGCCGCAAGAGAAACCCGGATCACCGGAAGCCGGCGACTTCGCCGCGTACGCCACCGCCGCCTGGCCGCGTCTGGTGCGCACCGCGCACATGCTGACCGGCGACTTCCACGAGGCCGAGGATCTCGTGCAGACCACCCTCGCGAAGGTGTACGCCCGCTGGCGGCGCATACCGCGCGACGACGTCGACTTCTACGTACGGCGCTCGCTGGTCAACAACAACATCAGCCGCGTGCGCAAGAGACGCGTGGCCCTTCTGCTGACGCCGTTCCTGCCCGAGCGGGTGCACGAACGCCACGCCGGGCACGCCGAGTCCATCGCCCAACGGGCCGCTCTCACCCAGGCGTTGGCCGCGCTGTCGGCCCGGCAGCGGTCCGTGCTGGTGCTCCGCTTCTGGGAGGACCTCGGCGAGATGGAGATCGCCCAGCTGCTCGGCTGCTCGCTCGGCACCGTCAAGACCCACCTGCGCCGGGGGCTGCAGGCCCTGCGCGCCCACCCCGAGTTCGCCGGCGCCGTCCACGCGGCCCCTTCGCCCGTCTCCGGAGCACGCCCATGA
- a CDS encoding sensor histidine kinase produces the protein MSGFTGLGENIRAAGMLAPTDTCRRPHPGRPLPPVEQPIRPHHAGRRTVGFWLIATLTTLGAVAALSAHTLAQHLAARTDQEITRASELGGLGGPGAGVALPGAGAPADAAPLPLPPLGRNELVLVLDAEGRVVERHRGSAGLPAFPALTPARLKAYAARSDPSAFGESYRAKVVRVAETDRRHEGGYVVTARSTVEDRRAVERLLQVETAAAFPLLATVLLGARRLGRREVREREDTERRLREFMAAAGHELRNPLTTISGYAELARVGDPAYEPMRQEALGRIATEVGRMSTLIDELVLLTRLDLGQPLQLTCVDLAQLCRDAVSAARDCHPDRPVRLLLAPGDHTVTGDPLRLHQLVANLLANARVHTPPGTTTTLGLGTEDGHRVIEILDDGPGIPDDLRARLFDPFVRGEETRAAGSGLGLSIVAAIATAHGGTITLEPSHPVHRGAWFRVLIPASS, from the coding sequence ATGAGCGGGTTCACCGGGCTGGGCGAGAACATCAGGGCGGCCGGGATGCTCGCGCCGACTGACACGTGCCGACGGCCGCACCCCGGCCGGCCCCTGCCTCCCGTCGAACAGCCGATCCGCCCCCATCACGCGGGCCGGCGCACCGTCGGCTTCTGGCTGATCGCCACCCTCACCACGCTGGGCGCGGTCGCCGCCCTCTCGGCCCACACCCTCGCCCAGCATCTGGCCGCCCGCACCGACCAGGAGATCACCAGGGCCAGTGAACTGGGCGGACTCGGCGGTCCGGGGGCGGGTGTTGCGCTGCCAGGGGCGGGGGCGCCGGCGGATGCGGCCCCCTTACCGCTCCCGCCCCTCGGCAGGAACGAGCTGGTCCTCGTCCTCGACGCCGAGGGCCGGGTCGTGGAGCGCCACCGGGGCTCCGCGGGGCTCCCCGCGTTCCCGGCGCTCACGCCCGCCCGGCTGAAGGCGTACGCCGCCCGGTCCGACCCCTCGGCGTTCGGGGAGAGTTACCGGGCGAAGGTGGTGCGCGTGGCGGAGACGGACCGGAGGCACGAGGGCGGCTACGTCGTCACGGCCAGGTCGACGGTGGAGGACCGGCGGGCGGTCGAACGCCTCCTCCAGGTCGAGACGGCCGCCGCCTTCCCCCTGCTCGCCACCGTCCTGCTCGGCGCGCGCCGGCTCGGCCGCCGTGAGGTCCGCGAACGGGAGGACACCGAGCGGCGGCTGCGGGAGTTCATGGCGGCCGCCGGGCACGAACTGCGCAACCCCCTGACCACGATCTCCGGTTACGCCGAACTCGCCCGGGTCGGCGACCCCGCGTACGAACCCATGCGGCAGGAGGCGCTCGGCCGGATCGCCACCGAGGTCGGCCGGATGAGCACGCTCATCGACGAACTCGTGCTGCTGACCCGCCTCGACCTCGGCCAGCCCCTCCAGCTGACCTGCGTGGACCTGGCCCAGCTGTGCCGCGACGCGGTCTCCGCCGCCCGCGACTGCCACCCCGACCGTCCCGTACGGCTGCTGCTCGCCCCCGGGGACCACACGGTCACCGGCGACCCGCTGCGGCTGCACCAGCTGGTCGCCAACCTGCTGGCCAACGCGCGGGTCCACACCCCGCCGGGCACCACGACGACACTGGGGCTCGGCACGGAGGACGGCCACCGGGTGATCGAGATCCTGGACGACGGTCCCGGAATCCCGGACGACCTGCGCGCCCGGCTGTTCGACCCCTTCGTACGCGGTGAGGAGACGCGGGCCGCCGGCAGCGGGCTCGGACTCAGCATCGTCGCGGCGATCGCGACGGCCCACGGCGGGACGATCACGCTGGAGCCGTCCCATCCCGTGCACCGGGGGGCCTGGTTCAGGGTGCTGATCCCGGCCTCGTCCTGA
- a CDS encoding PP2C family protein-serine/threonine phosphatase, which yields MRMRMPGPRVRREPDPAERQLPLRVRGHDITWLPPLVLLLAVPVLDWFTSGDFRVISWLVLVPGLAAAVCGLWTTALFAALAMLMYVVGDNSWPHQYRTGLPDFVLVALGGILSVLACAVRLRGQERMLHMRAVVDTTRRILLRQLPPDVGGLDHAEIYLAADSQARVGGDFYDIQPSPYGTRVVVGDVQGKGLAAVEAASVLLGTFREAAYCEADPVTVAERLETRMVRHVRYCAHVGRDDSERFATAVLLDFPELRSERTDWGPDLTGLDAVTVDIVNFGHERPLLVRPDGVRFLPLRDGLPLGLGELAPRTPRTATVRLAPEETLLLVTDGVTEARDGNGEFFPLREYLTRALAAGPPALDPASLVRLVRDGVLAHTGGGLDDDTTIFAVRRASEPMHRGPGAPP from the coding sequence ATGCGGATGCGGATGCCGGGGCCGCGTGTGCGTCGGGAGCCGGACCCCGCCGAGCGGCAGCTGCCGCTGCGGGTCCGCGGGCATGACATCACCTGGCTCCCGCCGCTGGTGCTCCTGCTCGCCGTGCCCGTGCTCGACTGGTTCACCAGCGGCGACTTCCGGGTCATCTCCTGGCTGGTGCTCGTACCGGGCCTGGCCGCCGCGGTCTGCGGGCTGTGGACGACGGCCCTGTTCGCCGCCCTCGCGATGCTCATGTACGTCGTGGGTGACAACTCCTGGCCGCACCAGTACCGCACCGGCCTGCCCGACTTCGTCCTCGTCGCCCTCGGCGGAATCCTCTCCGTGCTCGCCTGCGCGGTACGGCTGCGCGGGCAGGAGAGGATGCTGCACATGCGGGCCGTCGTCGACACCACCCGCCGTATCCTGCTGCGCCAGCTGCCGCCGGACGTCGGCGGCCTCGACCACGCGGAGATCTACCTCGCCGCCGACAGCCAGGCCCGCGTGGGCGGCGACTTCTACGACATCCAGCCCAGCCCGTACGGCACGCGCGTCGTCGTCGGCGACGTCCAGGGCAAGGGGCTCGCGGCGGTGGAGGCGGCGTCCGTGCTGCTCGGCACGTTCCGCGAGGCCGCCTACTGCGAGGCCGACCCGGTCACCGTGGCCGAACGGCTGGAGACGCGGATGGTGCGGCACGTGCGGTACTGCGCCCACGTCGGCCGCGACGACTCCGAACGCTTCGCCACCGCCGTCCTCCTCGACTTCCCCGAACTGCGCAGCGAACGGACCGACTGGGGGCCCGACCTCACCGGGCTGGACGCGGTCACCGTGGACATCGTCAACTTCGGCCACGAACGCCCGCTCCTGGTCCGCCCCGACGGCGTGCGTTTCCTGCCGTTGCGCGACGGACTCCCGCTGGGCCTCGGCGAGCTGGCCCCGCGCACACCCCGCACGGCCACCGTCCGGCTCGCCCCGGAGGAGACATTGCTCCTGGTCACGGACGGCGTGACGGAGGCCCGCGACGGCAACGGGGAGTTCTTCCCCCTCCGCGAGTACCTCACCCGCGCCCTCGCCGCCGGGCCGCCCGCGCTCGACCCCGCTTCGCTGGTCCGGCTCGTCCGCGACGGCGTCCTCGCCCATACCGGCGGCGGCCTCGACGACGACACGACGATCTTCGCGGTGCGCCGGGCGTCGGAGCCGATGCACAGGGGCCCCGGGGCCCCGCCGTGA